One region of Mycolicibacterium lutetiense genomic DNA includes:
- a CDS encoding type II toxin-antitoxin system death-on-curing family toxin, which produces MIEYLDRDDVLTAGSIAFGGGLQVRDYGLLDAAVARPQATVFGVDAYPHIWEKAAALLQSLARNHALVDGNKRTAWASAWTFLHINGIELAPDFDVDRAEILMNEVATQDGELGEIVAALMSFSVAGT; this is translated from the coding sequence GTGATCGAGTATCTCGACCGCGATGACGTACTGACCGCGGGATCAATCGCATTCGGCGGTGGACTGCAGGTGCGTGACTATGGCCTACTCGACGCGGCCGTCGCCCGGCCTCAGGCGACGGTCTTCGGGGTGGATGCCTACCCGCACATCTGGGAGAAGGCCGCGGCACTTCTGCAATCGCTTGCCCGCAATCACGCCCTAGTCGACGGAAACAAGCGGACCGCCTGGGCATCAGCGTGGACGTTCTTGCACATCAACGGAATTGAACTCGCACCCGATTTCGACGTCGATCGAGCCGAGATTCTGATGAACGAGGTGGCGACCCAGGATGGTGAGCTGGGTGAAATCGTCGCTGCGCTGATGAGTTTCAGCGTCGCCGGCACCTGA
- a CDS encoding esterase-like activity of phytase family protein produces MTTARLAAALTTVAALILAGCSTEDKKPETPKATSPIDWNLPDADRYHRTATYPVYLNKPAEAPVDDETVAEISTVTPDGNTLIYTDAAAKRIGFVDITDPAKPVGKGTLSLAELGHNDDQPTSVAAVKDHVLVVVDTTGGDFAHPSGRVDIVRTSDRTPVHSIDLGGQPDSIAISPDGTFAAIAMENQRDEEFTPPGKEEGDLPQPPTGFVQLIDLTSAPNSWTPRKVDFDVDAARKAGLDTPEDLEPEYVSINARGQVAVTLQENNGIAVIDGRTGKVTKIFNAGTQSVDGIDTKEDISIDPTGSIKDTPREPDAIGWIGDDYFATANEGDWKGGTRGWTIFDANTGKVVWDAGNSLEQLAVRTGLHIEGRAESKGPEPEGLAITNIGGRPTALIASERSNFVAVYDVSEPAAPRFRQILPTTPGPEGVLPIPSRDLLAISSEADDADARVRASVNLYGYGESFATAGKPDFPSIVSGDIDGAPIGWGALGALSADPKDPNRLYTATDIAYGPARILGIDVNRKPALIDTELPITEDGKPVTLDTEGVSARPDGGFVLAVEGEDGPGNQLVYVAADGRIEKRVPLPKDIAAQLGSQGLEGVAFESSSTGDAVWVALQRELKSAPLGVVRIGRYTLAGDKWQWFGYQLEPTDTKDDWIGVSEISVHNGELLVLERDKLNGPDARLKALYRVAIPEGETAATDKPTVLPKTLARNLVPDLQATNGYVQEKVEGFAIAGNQNLYVVTDNDGLDDANGETVFLDLGPAAEALKG; encoded by the coding sequence ATGACAACGGCGAGACTGGCCGCAGCCCTGACCACGGTGGCAGCGCTGATCCTGGCGGGCTGCTCCACCGAGGACAAGAAGCCGGAGACCCCGAAGGCGACCTCGCCCATCGACTGGAACCTGCCCGACGCCGACCGCTACCACCGCACGGCCACGTACCCGGTGTATCTGAACAAGCCGGCCGAGGCTCCGGTCGACGACGAGACCGTCGCCGAGATCTCCACCGTCACCCCGGACGGCAACACCCTGATCTACACCGACGCCGCCGCCAAACGCATCGGATTCGTCGACATCACCGATCCCGCCAAACCCGTTGGCAAAGGCACACTTTCCCTCGCGGAGCTGGGCCACAACGATGACCAGCCCACGTCGGTGGCGGCCGTCAAAGACCACGTCCTCGTCGTCGTCGACACCACCGGCGGCGACTTCGCACACCCCTCCGGTCGCGTCGACATCGTCCGGACCAGCGACCGAACCCCCGTGCACAGCATCGATCTGGGCGGCCAGCCGGACTCGATCGCCATCAGCCCCGACGGCACGTTCGCCGCGATCGCCATGGAGAACCAGCGCGACGAAGAGTTCACTCCGCCCGGCAAGGAGGAAGGGGACCTTCCCCAGCCGCCGACCGGATTTGTGCAACTCATCGACCTCACGAGCGCGCCGAACAGCTGGACACCCCGCAAGGTCGACTTCGATGTCGACGCGGCCCGGAAAGCCGGCCTGGACACCCCCGAAGACCTCGAACCCGAATACGTCAGCATCAACGCGCGTGGCCAGGTCGCGGTGACCTTGCAGGAGAACAACGGCATCGCCGTCATCGACGGCCGGACCGGCAAGGTCACCAAGATCTTCAACGCCGGAACACAATCCGTCGACGGCATCGACACCAAAGAGGACATCTCCATCGACCCGACGGGTTCGATCAAAGACACCCCGCGCGAGCCTGATGCCATCGGCTGGATCGGTGACGACTACTTCGCCACCGCCAACGAAGGCGACTGGAAGGGCGGCACCCGCGGCTGGACGATCTTCGACGCCAACACCGGCAAGGTGGTGTGGGACGCCGGCAACTCCCTCGAACAACTCGCGGTACGCACCGGCCTGCACATCGAAGGCCGCGCGGAATCCAAGGGGCCCGAGCCGGAAGGCCTGGCCATCACCAACATCGGTGGCCGCCCCACGGCGTTGATCGCGTCGGAGCGCAGCAACTTCGTCGCCGTCTACGACGTCAGTGAACCGGCCGCTCCGAGGTTCCGGCAGATCCTGCCCACCACGCCCGGCCCCGAAGGCGTCCTACCGATCCCGTCGCGGGATCTGCTGGCCATCTCCTCGGAGGCCGACGACGCCGACGCCCGTGTGCGGGCCTCGGTCAACCTCTACGGATACGGCGAATCATTCGCCACCGCAGGCAAACCGGACTTTCCGTCCATCGTCTCCGGCGATATCGACGGTGCCCCGATCGGTTGGGGTGCACTCGGTGCGCTGTCGGCCGACCCGAAGGATCCCAACCGGCTCTACACCGCCACCGACATCGCGTACGGGCCCGCCCGCATCCTCGGCATCGACGTCAACCGCAAGCCTGCCCTGATCGACACCGAACTGCCGATCACCGAGGACGGTAAGCCCGTCACCCTCGACACCGAGGGCGTATCGGCCCGACCCGACGGTGGATTCGTGCTGGCGGTCGAAGGCGAAGACGGCCCGGGCAACCAACTGGTCTACGTCGCCGCCGACGGCCGTATCGAGAAGCGGGTGCCACTGCCCAAAGACATTGCAGCCCAGCTGGGTAGCCAGGGTCTCGAAGGTGTCGCCTTCGAGTCGAGCAGCACCGGAGACGCCGTCTGGGTGGCGCTGCAGCGCGAACTCAAGTCCGCCCCGTTGGGTGTGGTCCGCATCGGCCGTTACACGCTGGCGGGGGACAAGTGGCAATGGTTCGGCTACCAGTTGGAGCCCACCGACACCAAGGACGACTGGATCGGGGTCTCCGAAATCTCCGTCCACAACGGCGAATTGCTGGTCCTCGAACGCGACAAACTCAACGGACCCGACGCGCGGCTCAAAGCGTTGTACCGGGTCGCGATCCCCGAGGGTGAAACCGCGGCGACGGACAAGCCAACGGTTCTGCCGAAGACGTTGGCCCGCAATCTGGTACCGGATCTGCAGGCCACCAATGGCTATGTGCAGGAGAAGGTCGAAGGCTTCGCGATCGCCGGCAACCAGAACCTGTACGTGGTCACCGACAACGACGGGCTCGACGACGCCAACGGTGAAACGGTGTTCCTCGATCTCGGCCCGGCGGCGGAGGCGTTGAAGGGATAG
- a CDS encoding antitoxin Phd, with amino-acid sequence MPSLNLDFDDAEMEQIRAAARADDLSLKKFAHAAVIERASMHKRRVAEAARVVAQRSAELNRRLA; translated from the coding sequence ATGCCTTCATTGAACCTCGACTTCGACGACGCCGAAATGGAGCAGATTCGGGCCGCGGCCCGAGCCGACGACCTGTCGTTGAAGAAGTTTGCGCACGCGGCCGTCATTGAGCGCGCCAGCATGCACAAGCGCAGGGTGGCCGAGGCGGCGCGGGTCGTGGCTCAGCGTTCGGCCGAACTCAACCGACGTTTGGCGTGA
- a CDS encoding DUF2510 domain-containing protein yields the protein MTNQYPVPAPGWHPDPEGQSGQRYHDGRRWTQHFVPTPPPVPVAPAVAVAVATGAGGANHGLHLVLTLLTCGAWLPIWILVALFSGGSSSSVAVSGPGAMVQTSNRRPALVVAAVLGGLFALGVIAEHPWLIGVLAVLGVAAGFGVWLFRSAQQREEQQRAEQYRRDVLADRADYEDRLYQERDPRGMHGRYPPPPE from the coding sequence ATGACAAACCAGTACCCAGTGCCCGCGCCCGGTTGGCATCCGGACCCCGAGGGCCAATCCGGCCAGCGCTACCACGACGGCCGCCGCTGGACCCAGCACTTCGTCCCCACCCCGCCGCCGGTCCCGGTCGCGCCGGCCGTTGCGGTTGCCGTCGCCACCGGCGCCGGCGGAGCCAACCACGGATTGCACCTCGTGCTGACCCTGCTGACCTGCGGGGCGTGGTTGCCGATCTGGATCCTCGTTGCCCTGTTCAGCGGAGGTTCGTCGTCCTCGGTGGCCGTATCCGGCCCCGGCGCCATGGTCCAGACCTCCAACCGTCGACCTGCGCTGGTGGTGGCAGCCGTGCTGGGTGGGCTGTTCGCGCTGGGGGTGATCGCTGAACACCCCTGGCTGATCGGGGTTTTGGCGGTGCTCGGCGTGGCGGCCGGGTTCGGCGTCTGGCTGTTCAGGTCGGCTCAGCAGCGCGAAGAACAGCAGCGCGCCGAGCAGTACCGCCGCGACGTGCTCGCCGACCGCGCCGACTACGAGGACAGGCTGTACCAGGAGCGCGACCCGCGCGGAATGCACGGCCGCTATCCGCCGCCGCCGGAGTGA
- a CDS encoding AAA family ATPase produces the protein MPQQGGAAGAEQSVHDVILELLGDDGALPDAAKDVVLNALAEVSGGAAEQTQSGPAPTFLSSISVSGFRGVGPSARLDLYPAPGLMVVSGRNGSGKSSFAEALELTLTGTSYRWFNKKESLWAEAWQNLHHPDPCEIQVGFTREEAGPFTVGVDWGQGAKLDGCSTWTQAGGGKRIDGTDALGWSRALELHRPLLSYEELGRLFDGGPSALYDALAKLLGLDALADTEKILTARHKAIKAASDTADAERKRVLAALSEHADERAERATKLLRKRPVPLDDIRALATGAGEAQSDAVPALRALSQLEAPTIDGVEEATRQLRAAAKAAADSATAAIDLTSQRVELLRTALRFHDQGGDADCPVCAQGRLDAGWATAAQNSIADSEELLDEYRATAQQLKTARSNLTALIQGLTPAAAVPGVELPALSTYNDAVAAARKIPVGDDDLAAHAESTLTELIAAAETLRAEAADELARRETAWAPLATQLGGWVGLEEQARAVDDELDAVGAAKKWVTEHAAAFRNLRLKPIAAQARDIWHQLRQESNVDLVEISLEGTATRRKVVLEGAVDGKPTKALSVMSQGELHALALALFLPRATSAKSPFRFVVLDDPIQAMDPSKP, from the coding sequence ATGCCGCAACAGGGTGGGGCCGCAGGTGCCGAACAGTCCGTGCACGACGTCATCTTGGAACTGCTCGGGGACGACGGTGCGTTGCCCGACGCAGCCAAGGACGTCGTGCTCAACGCCTTGGCGGAGGTGTCCGGCGGGGCAGCTGAGCAGACTCAATCCGGACCGGCGCCAACATTTCTCAGCTCGATCTCGGTCTCCGGATTCCGCGGCGTCGGCCCGTCCGCGCGGCTGGACCTCTACCCGGCGCCGGGCCTGATGGTGGTCAGCGGCCGCAACGGCTCAGGAAAGTCCAGCTTTGCCGAGGCGCTGGAGCTCACCCTGACCGGAACTAGCTATCGCTGGTTCAACAAGAAGGAGAGCCTCTGGGCCGAGGCCTGGCAGAACCTCCACCACCCCGACCCATGCGAGATCCAGGTCGGATTCACCCGCGAGGAGGCCGGTCCGTTCACCGTCGGAGTTGACTGGGGTCAGGGTGCGAAGCTGGATGGCTGCAGCACCTGGACGCAGGCCGGCGGCGGCAAGCGGATCGACGGCACCGACGCCCTCGGGTGGTCGCGGGCCCTGGAACTGCACCGCCCGCTGCTGTCGTATGAAGAGCTGGGCCGGCTGTTCGACGGCGGACCCTCCGCTCTGTACGACGCGTTGGCCAAACTGCTCGGCCTCGACGCGCTCGCCGACACCGAGAAAATTCTCACGGCGCGCCACAAGGCGATCAAGGCCGCCAGCGACACCGCCGACGCCGAACGTAAACGCGTGCTGGCTGCGCTGTCCGAGCATGCCGATGAACGCGCCGAGCGCGCCACCAAACTCCTCCGCAAACGCCCTGTGCCCCTTGATGATATCCGCGCCTTGGCAACCGGAGCGGGGGAGGCTCAATCCGACGCGGTGCCCGCCTTGCGGGCACTGTCTCAGCTGGAGGCGCCGACCATCGACGGCGTCGAGGAGGCGACCCGGCAACTGCGCGCCGCAGCCAAAGCCGCGGCCGACTCAGCGACCGCCGCGATCGACCTCACCAGTCAACGCGTCGAGCTGTTGCGCACCGCGCTGCGCTTCCACGATCAGGGCGGTGACGCCGACTGCCCCGTGTGCGCGCAGGGGCGCCTCGACGCGGGCTGGGCCACGGCCGCGCAGAACAGCATCGCGGACAGCGAGGAGCTGCTCGACGAATACCGCGCTACTGCACAACAACTTAAAACCGCACGGTCGAATCTCACCGCCCTGATCCAGGGGCTCACTCCGGCGGCCGCGGTGCCCGGCGTCGAACTCCCGGCGCTATCGACCTACAACGATGCGGTAGCCGCCGCCCGGAAGATCCCGGTCGGCGACGATGACCTGGCGGCGCACGCCGAGTCGACGCTGACCGAGCTGATCGCCGCCGCCGAAACGCTGCGCGCCGAGGCGGCCGACGAACTCGCGCGACGCGAAACCGCGTGGGCCCCGCTGGCCACGCAACTGGGCGGCTGGGTTGGCCTCGAAGAACAGGCCAGGGCAGTGGACGACGAGCTCGACGCCGTCGGTGCGGCCAAGAAATGGGTCACCGAGCACGCTGCCGCCTTCCGCAATCTTCGGCTCAAACCCATTGCCGCCCAGGCCCGCGACATCTGGCATCAGCTCCGTCAGGAAAGCAACGTCGACCTCGTCGAGATCTCACTGGAAGGCACCGCCACCCGGCGCAAGGTGGTGCTGGAAGGCGCCGTCGACGGCAAGCCCACCAAGGCGCTGTCGGTGATGAGCCAGGGGGAACTGCACGCGCTGGCGCTGGCGTTGTTCCTGCCCCGCGCGACCTCGGCGAAGAGCCCGTTCCGGTTCGTCGTCCTCGATGACCCGATCCAGGCGATGGACCCCTCTAAGCCTTGA
- a CDS encoding mechanosensitive ion channel family protein: MAVYNQAFEWTDTNRHWLIEVPVRVVAYIVVALIIRFLLQRMIDRATTGRTKKSVSDELEGQAKKPPLLRYLRDRASATTNGIRAAERRQQRAQTIGSVLKSTVSIVLLVWVVLAILSVLGVNIAPFIASAGVVGLAIGFGAQNLVRDFVSGVFMLLEDQYGVGDNVDLGEVSGEVQSVGLRITTVRDIDGTLWYVRNGEIARVGNMSQDYAVARLEVPVALTADVDRAEQLAVEAAHEVISDPSMAGKIIGEPEMLGVQSLAADQLTLRMTLKTRPNAQWSVERKLRREILRAYDENGISLPYPQGRIHAVVGGQETNGT; encoded by the coding sequence ATGGCTGTGTACAACCAGGCTTTCGAATGGACAGATACCAATCGACATTGGCTGATCGAGGTTCCCGTTCGGGTTGTCGCGTACATCGTTGTCGCGTTAATCATTCGATTTTTGCTGCAGCGGATGATTGACCGCGCGACCACCGGCAGGACCAAGAAATCCGTTAGCGACGAACTTGAAGGGCAAGCGAAGAAGCCTCCGCTGCTGCGCTATCTGCGCGACCGGGCGTCGGCGACGACGAACGGCATTCGGGCGGCCGAACGCCGCCAGCAACGGGCACAGACCATTGGGTCGGTGCTCAAGTCGACGGTGTCGATTGTGCTGCTGGTCTGGGTCGTGCTGGCGATCCTCAGCGTGCTCGGGGTCAACATCGCGCCGTTCATCGCGTCGGCCGGGGTCGTCGGGCTCGCGATCGGTTTCGGTGCTCAGAACCTGGTCCGCGATTTCGTCAGCGGCGTGTTCATGCTGCTGGAGGACCAGTACGGCGTCGGCGACAACGTCGACCTGGGCGAGGTGTCCGGGGAGGTACAGAGTGTCGGGCTGCGGATCACTACGGTCCGCGACATCGACGGCACACTCTGGTACGTCCGCAACGGCGAGATCGCCCGCGTCGGGAACATGAGCCAGGACTACGCGGTGGCCCGCCTCGAGGTACCCGTCGCGCTGACCGCGGACGTGGACCGCGCCGAACAGCTCGCCGTAGAAGCCGCCCACGAGGTCATCTCCGATCCGTCGATGGCCGGCAAGATCATCGGCGAACCGGAGATGCTCGGCGTGCAGTCGCTGGCGGCGGACCAGCTCACGCTGCGGATGACCTTGAAGACCCGGCCGAACGCGCAATGGTCGGTCGAGCGCAAGCTGCGCCGGGAAATCCTGCGCGCCTACGACGAGAACGGCATCAGCCTGCCCTACCCGCAGGGCCGCATCCATGCGGTCGTCGGCGGTCAGGAGACCAACGGCACGTAA
- a CDS encoding metallophosphoesterase: protein MTDSVQGYDIIGDVHGCAAQLEALLADLSYETASSTSEYRHQDRQAIFVGDLIDRGDEQLEVLRIVKGMVDAGSAQIVMGNHEFNALAYDTEWPVGSGKYLRAHDDPDSPWSVKNAKQHAAFLEQVTGTDRRRYLEWFKTIPLWLDLGDLRVVHACWHQDSIDIVETQCGSRTPFAEIDHLVAASDEGHPLYLAIETLLKGPEVSLVNHGQRKYLDKDGIPRGNARMRWWNSDAVTLRDFAEMGGNFTTEAGGPYPPLPDLDLSGNDLSYVYPPGVPVFYGHYWRQGSPEHLQDWTDYTACVDFSAVKGGTLMAYRWSGETRINPDHYVPLVS, encoded by the coding sequence ATGACCGATTCCGTCCAGGGTTACGACATCATCGGCGACGTCCACGGATGCGCCGCACAGTTGGAGGCCTTGCTGGCCGATCTCAGCTACGAGACGGCCAGCAGCACAAGTGAATACCGCCATCAAGATCGCCAGGCCATCTTCGTAGGCGACCTGATTGACCGCGGTGACGAGCAACTGGAGGTGTTGCGGATCGTCAAGGGCATGGTCGATGCCGGCAGCGCGCAGATCGTGATGGGCAATCACGAATTCAATGCTCTGGCCTATGACACCGAATGGCCGGTCGGCAGCGGGAAGTATCTGCGGGCACACGATGATCCCGACAGTCCGTGGTCGGTGAAGAACGCCAAGCAGCACGCAGCATTTCTCGAGCAGGTCACCGGCACGGACCGGAGGCGATACCTGGAGTGGTTCAAGACCATTCCGCTGTGGCTGGATCTCGGCGATCTGCGCGTCGTGCACGCCTGCTGGCATCAGGATTCGATCGATATCGTCGAAACGCAGTGTGGTTCACGCACCCCGTTCGCCGAGATCGACCATCTGGTCGCGGCCAGCGACGAGGGCCATCCGCTCTACCTCGCGATCGAGACGCTACTGAAGGGGCCGGAGGTCAGTCTGGTGAACCACGGTCAGCGCAAATACCTGGACAAGGACGGCATCCCACGCGGCAACGCGCGCATGCGGTGGTGGAACAGCGATGCCGTCACGCTGCGCGACTTCGCCGAAATGGGAGGCAATTTCACCACCGAGGCCGGCGGTCCTTACCCGCCGCTGCCTGATTTGGACCTGTCGGGAAACGATCTGTCCTACGTCTATCCGCCGGGGGTGCCGGTGTTCTACGGGCATTACTGGCGACAGGGCTCCCCTGAACACCTGCAGGATTGGACGGACTACACCGCGTGCGTGGACTTCAGCGCGGTGAAAGGTGGCACGTTGATGGCCTACCGATGGTCGGGTGAAACACGGATCAACCCGGACCATTACGTGCCGTTGGTCTCCTGA
- the cax gene encoding calcium/proton exchanger: MTRMTAVFIRSDKLLIFGGLAICVLAGLSHYGGWPHLVAFGVSALAVGVLASLVGLAVDQLGDRFGPGATGVLQSALGNLPELFICIFALKAGLVDVVRAALIGSILANLLLVLGLAFLVGGLKHGPQKLGSAQVRTILVLMVLSVTAMAIPSIAHEVHAPASEHEVSFSMIVSVVLLVLFGLSLPYSLSRDRDKATTSDPVPQPHKEAPRWPVGVAIGMLAIAGASAAFVSDWFVAALEPAMDSLHISQAFAGLVIVAIAGNAVENVVGVQLAAKNQSEYAFSIILNSPIQIALVLAPVLVLVSQIFGLASLTLVFGPMLIVALLVAVILAAIIAFDGESTWLEGAALIALYCIIAASFWWG, encoded by the coding sequence ATGACGCGCATGACGGCGGTGTTCATCCGATCCGACAAGCTGTTGATCTTCGGTGGCCTGGCCATCTGCGTGCTGGCCGGGCTGTCCCATTACGGCGGCTGGCCGCACCTTGTCGCGTTCGGCGTCAGCGCGCTGGCGGTGGGTGTGCTGGCATCGCTCGTCGGCCTGGCCGTCGACCAGCTCGGCGACCGGTTCGGTCCCGGCGCCACCGGGGTACTGCAGTCGGCACTGGGCAATCTGCCGGAACTGTTCATCTGCATTTTCGCGCTCAAGGCCGGACTGGTGGACGTGGTGCGGGCCGCGCTGATCGGCTCCATCCTCGCCAATCTGCTGCTCGTGCTGGGCTTGGCATTCCTGGTCGGCGGGCTGAAGCACGGCCCGCAGAAGCTCGGTTCCGCGCAGGTCCGGACCATCCTGGTGCTGATGGTGCTGTCAGTGACCGCGATGGCGATTCCGTCGATCGCACACGAGGTGCATGCACCGGCCTCCGAGCACGAGGTGTCCTTCTCGATGATCGTGTCGGTGGTCCTGCTGGTGCTGTTCGGGTTGTCGCTGCCGTACTCGCTGAGCCGCGACAGGGACAAGGCAACGACCAGCGACCCGGTACCGCAGCCACACAAGGAGGCGCCGCGCTGGCCGGTCGGGGTGGCGATCGGCATGCTGGCCATCGCCGGGGCGTCCGCGGCATTCGTATCGGACTGGTTCGTCGCCGCGCTGGAACCGGCGATGGACTCGCTGCACATCTCGCAGGCGTTCGCCGGCCTGGTGATCGTGGCGATTGCCGGCAACGCGGTGGAAAACGTCGTCGGTGTGCAACTGGCCGCCAAAAACCAGTCCGAGTACGCCTTCTCGATCATCCTCAACAGCCCGATCCAGATCGCCCTGGTGTTGGCCCCGGTGCTGGTGTTGGTGAGTCAGATCTTCGGGCTCGCGTCGCTGACCCTGGTGTTCGGGCCGATGCTGATCGTGGCGCTACTCGTCGCCGTCATCCTGGCCGCGATCATCGCGTTCGACGGGGAATCCACCTGGTTGGAAGGCGCGGCGCTGATCGCGTTGTACTGCATCATCGCCGCCTCGTTCTGGTGGGGCTGA
- a CDS encoding NUDIX hydrolase, whose translation MDKHVYRDTSGKALEDYPRPSVAVDTAVLTVDPDAGLVVLQVSRTRGRGWALPGTFLREGELLADAVRRSLADKADIHGLDPRQLQVFDALKRDDRGRVLSVAHLAVVPAERLATRSAETTRLVSTDVRGELAFDHDEIIELAVADVRARYEKSPDPDYLLGEAFTLRDLRLVHQAVAGHALQRDNFRRAMAGQLEATGDFTAGGRGRPAELFRRSTLT comes from the coding sequence ATGGACAAGCATGTGTATCGGGACACCAGCGGCAAGGCGCTGGAGGACTACCCGCGCCCCTCGGTCGCGGTGGACACCGCGGTCCTGACGGTCGACCCTGATGCCGGCCTGGTGGTGCTGCAGGTCTCCCGTACGCGTGGGCGCGGCTGGGCGTTGCCGGGCACGTTCCTGCGCGAGGGGGAGCTCCTTGCCGATGCGGTGCGGCGGTCGCTGGCGGACAAGGCCGACATCCACGGGCTGGACCCGCGGCAACTCCAGGTGTTCGACGCGCTGAAGCGTGACGACCGGGGCCGCGTGTTGTCCGTCGCGCACCTCGCCGTCGTCCCGGCGGAACGCTTGGCGACGCGCTCCGCTGAGACGACGCGCCTGGTGTCCACCGATGTCCGCGGTGAGCTGGCCTTCGACCACGACGAGATCATCGAACTGGCCGTCGCGGACGTGCGTGCTCGCTACGAGAAGTCGCCGGACCCCGACTACCTGCTGGGTGAGGCATTTACCTTGCGCGACCTGCGACTCGTCCACCAAGCGGTCGCGGGACATGCGCTGCAACGCGACAACTTTCGGCGTGCCATGGCCGGTCAACTCGAAGCGACCGGCGACTTCACCGCAGGCGGTCGTGGGCGCCCCGCCGAACTGTTCCGGCGCAGTACCTTGACGTGA
- a CDS encoding IS1380 family transposase: protein MQVSHRFAVSSAVFDDAHLVSCAGLVPVMTLADQTGLSQLLADKIRFTCERIRSAAAHPSPKLTTLIAGMCAGADSIDDLDVVRSGGMKTLFGGVYAPSTIGTLLREFTFGHARQLESVLREHLAALCGRVDLLPGADGRAFIDIDSLLRPVYGHAKQGASYGHTKIAGRQILRKGLSPLITTISTDHGAPVIAGARLRAGKANSGKGAARMIAQAAATARAAGVTGQILVRGDSAYGNSTVVTACHRAGVRFSLVLTKTAAVAAAIDAIPETAWTPVNYPGAVRDPDTGAWISDAEVAETTYTAFGSTKTPVTARLVVRRVKDARFLDALFPVWRYHPFFTNSDEPVDAADITHRRHAIIETVFADLIDGPLAHMPSGRFGANSAWILCAAIAHNLLRAVGVLAGGAHAVARGATLRRKIITIPARLARPQRQPILHLPAHWPWTEHWLTLWRNTIGYSPPEIATT from the coding sequence GTGCAAGTGTCCCATAGGTTCGCCGTGTCGTCGGCGGTCTTCGATGATGCACATCTCGTGTCGTGCGCCGGGCTGGTGCCGGTGATGACCCTGGCCGACCAGACCGGTCTGTCGCAGCTATTGGCCGACAAGATCCGGTTCACCTGTGAGCGGATCCGTTCGGCCGCGGCCCATCCGTCACCGAAGCTGACCACGCTGATCGCCGGGATGTGCGCCGGCGCGGACAGCATTGATGACCTAGACGTTGTGCGCTCGGGTGGGATGAAGACCCTCTTCGGTGGTGTGTACGCCCCGTCGACGATCGGAACCTTATTGCGGGAGTTCACCTTCGGGCATGCCCGCCAGCTCGAATCTGTCCTGCGCGAACACCTGGCCGCGCTGTGCGGGCGTGTCGATCTGTTGCCCGGCGCCGACGGACGGGCGTTCATCGACATCGACTCACTACTACGCCCGGTCTACGGGCACGCCAAGCAGGGCGCCAGCTACGGACACACCAAGATCGCCGGCAGGCAGATCCTGCGCAAAGGCCTCTCACCGTTGATCACCACGATCAGCACCGACCACGGTGCGCCGGTGATCGCCGGGGCGAGGTTGCGGGCGGGCAAGGCCAACTCCGGCAAGGGCGCAGCCCGCATGATCGCTCAAGCGGCCGCTACCGCCCGTGCTGCCGGGGTCACCGGGCAGATCCTGGTGCGTGGCGATTCGGCCTACGGCAATAGCACCGTGGTCACCGCCTGCCACCGAGCAGGTGTCCGGTTCTCGCTGGTGCTGACCAAGACCGCAGCAGTTGCCGCCGCCATTGACGCAATTCCCGAGACCGCGTGGACCCCGGTGAACTATCCCGGTGCTGTGCGTGACCCCGACACCGGCGCCTGGATCTCCGATGCCGAAGTCGCCGAAACCACCTACACAGCCTTCGGTTCCACCAAGACTCCGGTGACCGCCCGGTTGGTCGTGCGCCGGGTCAAAGACGCGCGGTTCCTCGATGCGCTGTTTCCGGTGTGGCGGTACCACCCGTTCTTCACCAATTCCGACGAACCCGTCGACGCCGCTGACATCACTCATCGCCGCCACGCCATCATCGAAACCGTGTTCGCCGACCTCATCGACGGACCTTTGGCGCACATGCCCTCGGGGCGGTTCGGCGCGAACTCGGCCTGGATCCTGTGCGCCGCGATCGCCCACAACCTGCTGCGCGCCGTCGGCGTCCTGGCCGGAGGTGCCCACGCGGTCGCCCGCGGGGCGACACTGCGCCGCAAGATAATCACTATCCCGGCCCGCCTGGCCCGTCCGCAACGCCAACCTATCCTGCACCTACCAGCGCACTGGCCCTGGACAGAGCACTGGCTCACGTTGTGGCGCAACACCATCGGCTACAGCCCACCAGAAATCGCCACCACCTGA